A segment of the Trifolium pratense cultivar HEN17-A07 linkage group LG7, ARS_RC_1.1, whole genome shotgun sequence genome:
GTTATATGTGATCAGAACCGCAAATTTGCTATTCTAACCTGATTTTTCATCAATCTCAAtcattttttagcagatcaaatgcACTCAataatcaaaaaaatttaaaaggttTAAATACATAAGAAGTACCATACAATAAAATGTGTATATCAGGCTTGCCGTAAAACATCATGTTTGTCGGCAGGTGTACATAACCAATAAAGTCACATCTATCAACACAATTATATTTTGGATTATGTTTGGAGATTAATTAGTGTGATGAAAAATCAGGTTAGACTAGCAAATTTGCGGTTCTGATAACAGTTTACAGGATTTCGGTTTGAAAACATTTTACAAGGCATTTTCCGATTTTGCATTCCGAActatttgaatttttgaaaaacgttttatgaaataattaactTTTTGGAAAATAGAATCTAAAGCACTGAAATGTGAATGAAAAAAAGATAGATCTGAAAACTACATTTTAGTCTATTTTGGAAAATAGattccaaaaaatataaattttggaaaacattttccaaaaacTATTTatgagggtaaaattggaatttcAGGGGGGCTGGAAGAAACATGGGGGTGGAAAGAGAAAGATTCAGAAAAGTAAAGAATATTTGATCCAGGAATAACTACTGGGCCTTGtaagaaaaacaacaaacaaaTGAATTTTACTCTTTAGGTCCCCCCTTGTTTTTCCCAGACCCtccaaaaatccaaaaatatccCTAATTTTGGGACCAGTATACTATGGATTCTACGatacaaaattcattttagcATCTTtattgttggattttttttttttaatacaggGGAGGTCGTCTGGTCAAACTACAATTGTTGGATAATTTGTCATCTTCTCAGATCCTTATCGGTTTTGGTAGTATATTTTAATAAGTTATCCAATTCAAGTAAAAAATCTTTTGTTGGAGAATTTCTGGAGCACAACTGATGAGTTCTCTCATtccaactaatttttttatactattgtCACTTGAACCATTTATTTAACGAGTCCAAGATTCTTATCATTTGGCCACAAAATTTAACTTATACATTGTCCCAATTAATCAAATAGTTTCCTTAATTCAATAttacatataatttttaaaaaaatattaactaaacATGTTTATTAACTTATACTTGCTAAACAAATACAACATtgcctattttaaaaaaaatataaaacattatattaaaaaaaatcaaatacaaaatcaaaataatttaaatttcaaaacatAGATATACACAGAATCAACTTTCAAAATATGTCTTCAACCTATGCTAAATGACCAAGAACATCATCATTTAAACAAAGcaaaaccacaaaatatatatgATGTTCCATATGGATCATTCACAAAACCTGAAACAGAACACAAAAATATCATTATCATCAAATAGATATCATGCTATGAAGTACTGACACTGACACAAACACCGGACACTGGCAGGTCGACAcctataataatttgagaaaatgacataagtgtcggtgtcagGGACAagcctaatccgaggagtgtcaGTGGctccgtgcttcatagatatCATGCCTTCACCACCAAGCAAAAGCAATCCCAACAACAAGAGCTATCCACATTCCCTTCATGTTAGAAGAACCAGCACCAGAAGAAGCTTTTGCAGGCAAGTTATTGttctcatcatcatcaaatgatgatgatgacttgCTTCTATCATCAGGCTTAGATGAATCTCCTTTAGAAACAGGCGCAGGTGCAGGAGCTTTAGCAGGAGGAAGCACAAGATCAAGAGGAACAAGAACCTTATCAACCTGATATATACCTAGTTTATTGTCTGCATAAACTGTTCCTGTAACTGTTGCGTTAACCGCACCAGTTGTCATGCTAACATGGCTACTGCCGGAAGTAGTTACATTAAGTTGTAGCCTTTTGGCATCATCGCCGGCTTGTGTTTGAACCGGGTTGGTTAAGGTGTCGAAATTCGAGATTGTAACGAAAGAAGAAAGTGTGTGGAATTGTAAGAGTTCAACTTTGTGTCTGTCACTAAGGGAATTTAAGAAGCCTGGTTTGAGTTTTGTGAAGGCACTGTCTTCTGGTGCAAAAAGTGTTAAGCCACCAGAATCTGATGATGTTGTAACTAGCTGTGAGTTAAGTTGGTTGATTAATTGAGTTGTTTTGAGAAGGCGAATTAGAACTGAGAATCTTTTGCCTTTTTTGAGGATTTGGATAATGTCAATGGAGGGTGTTTTTGGGATAATATTTGGAGTGGGGGACCCACTTGGAGACACTGGTACAAGTGGAACTGTGTTAAAACCTGGTGCTGGTGATGATGATTGTGGAGCTTGAACTGGTGAGAGTTGTGctgaggtggtggtggtggtggaataGAAGAAGGTGAAGATTAGTAGCTGCAGAATTGAGGCAGAGAAGAAAAACtgtttcttcatttttagtGAAGTATTTGTTTAAAGAGTGTTGAATGTTGATTTGAGATTAGTGTTTAGGACACTTTGAGATTACTACTTGATAATacttaatttatgtttttatgtgAGGAATGAGGGAGAAATGATTGGCTTTTATTGAGGATGTTAATTGGTGAAAGGTTTAGTTTAGTTAGAAAGAAAAGGGGAAGTTGCAACTTTTTTCCATATCAAATAGGTAGCAAGCAATAATACCTATCATGGACATATAAAGGTAAACTTGCTAGGCCTTGCATCATATCATATGTTTGATTTATTAGTGTAAGTTTCATATTTAAATTCACGGCGAATTTGACAAAATCGCAATGTTTCACCGTGATTTTGATAAATACTATACTTTAGTTTTCACAATTTTACGGTTTTATTgtaattctgtcaaactcaccGTGATTCCAAACATGCACTTAGTTGTGTGAGATGGACTATTCGAAAGTGATATTATATTCTTAATGGAATGATGCATGTAGATTAAAATGTGTATGCATGAACTACATATTTTGCTTTGATCACATCATAGAGTTATACAATCAATTATTTGATGTGTGTGATATGAAAATGTGGTGGGAAAAGTAGCTATTGATCTGTATAGAGGTTGAGGTTTTCCATCGACTAGAAAGATAAGAAAATAATAGAATTATGAATTATATCCTTAAGTGGCATTGTCTGACAAAGATTTGGTGACAAGGACTGAGGAACTAAGAAGCAAATATTAGACCTACCACACTTTCAGATGTAGCTACAAACTCACTACTCATTATAACTAAAACTAAGAAATGATCATaaaagttgtcaaaaaaaagaaatgatcaTAAAAAATTTGCACAAATTAACTTCATACTAAAAATATAAGTTAGAGTCtgcaaaatttattttcatcaaGTATATTTTCATGTGCacaatatataaagataatGGATGAAGTGACGTGGCACCCTACATTTTACAaatcggttttgtaaggatgaaaTATGctcaatatataaaaaaaaaatcgtgttTGATTTACTAAGAAATAAGGGATCGGACAAGACAATTTCAGTTTGACTTTCATtcattcaagtgtaattatcttacgtgtatatatatatatataaaatatagcaTCATTTCAgttgtattgtgtttgattttaaaactgttcctgaGACCGGACAAACTGGGGCTAAGGGAttaacaaaaactgaaattcttgtcTCTCACTAAACCACGGAACAACTTTTTGTCTTATGtataagttgtctaaaataccaaaataatcttttgtccaccaaacatcctataaaacaaaatttgttcTGTGCCTGAAATGTTTGTCTTCTATCTAGTTTTGCAAATTAAACTGACTCGTATTGTATCTATCAATCTTGACCACCCAttatttatatccacgcaccaaacTCAACGATGATGAGCAGATTCTACATAGAATAAATATAATGCCCGAAAAGAGTCCCACATATAAATTCATCCTTTGATTGAGGATCAGATTTTTGGACTATAAACTTGATTTGATTAATTGTACTGATAAAGTGTTAAAAGCCCATTTTAGTTCAAGTGAGGTAGTCCAAAGATTGTTCGTATAAAAGTAGATGAATAGTGTATATAGAGACATAGTGTTACATGTAATGAAACAAAAATTTCTGTCAATATCCTCCCTCTCAATATTCCAACACAGATGTGCTAGAAAATGGGTGCGGTGGAAAAACAGAACTATATTCCAGCTGCTAAAAGCAAGTAGAACTATATAGAAGTGAATCAAATAAACCAAGAGTAATTAAAGAAAATCAAGTACTTAAATAATTCAactttctttcaccaaaacaatctgtttttatttttacaagaagaaaaaatcaGGCAAGGATGTTCACACTTCACAAGCTCTCAAACAAACACTTCCCATAAAtaacaaatacaaaaaacaaaaccaagAAAGTAACACAATAGAATTTCAAAAAACATAACAGCCTTCAAATGAGGTTGTCTTCATCAACTGGAGATAGTTAATATTGTTGCaactaaacaaacaaaaaggGACACAAACATTGTTCCTTGGAGACCAAGCAAACTGATAGCACCAGAAGTAGCTTTGGTTGATGATGCTTGGTCATCATCTGAAGATGAACTATCCTTATCAGCTTTAGGTGCCTTTGCCAAAGCAGGAGAAGGAGCCAAAGCTTTAGGTTTAGAGAAATCTAAAGGAATAAGAACCTTATCAACATGATATATAGCAAGTGTCTTATCAGAATAAACAATCCCTGTGAGTGTAGCATTAACTGAACCAGTTGAAATATTCACACTGTTTCCATAAGCAGTTACATTCATTTGATAACCAGAAGGAC
Coding sequences within it:
- the LOC123899568 gene encoding fasciclin-like arabinogalactan protein 12; translated protein: MKKQFFFSASILQLLIFTFFYSTTTTTSAQLSPVQAPQSSSPAPGFNTVPLVPVSPSGSPTPNIIPKTPSIDIIQILKKGKRFSVLIRLLKTTQLINQLNSQLVTTSSDSGGLTLFAPEDSAFTKLKPGFLNSLSDRHKVELLQFHTLSSFVTISNFDTLTNPVQTQAGDDAKRLQLNVTTSGSSHVSMTTGAVNATVTGTVYADNKLGIYQVDKVLVPLDLVLPPAKAPAPAPVSKGDSSKPDDRSKSSSSFDDDENNNLPAKASSGAGSSNMKGMWIALVVGIAFAWW